The DNA segment CGTCCGGTAGTGCGCTTCCGGATTCGCCGAGTTCTCGAACTGGCCGAGCTGGACGGCGCCGTCGGACGCGAGTTCGTCCGCTCGTTCGCGCGCGTCGGACATGTCGCCCTCGACCAGTTCGATGTCCGCCCCGTATGCCGCCATCACCTGCCGTCGCTCCGCCGACTTGCCGGCCGGCATCACGATCGTGAGGTCGTAGCCGCGGACCGCACTGACGAGTGCGAGGCCGATTCCGGTGTTCCCGCTGGTCGGTTCGACGAGTCGATCGCCGGGCGACAGCTCGCCCGCCTGCTCGGCCGCGTGGATCATCGCCATCGCGGGCCGATCCTTTGCTGAACCCCCAGGATTGCGCGACTCCAGTTTGGCCGCAACCGTCGCGCCGGACGGGCTGGTGACGCGCACCAGTGGCGATCCGACGGTGTCCAGGATACCGTTTCTCATCGCCGGAGCAACGAGCGCGAGACGTAAACACCTGCTGGAGGGCGAGAGGATGGCCGCGCCGGACGTCCGATTCTCGCTCCGTCCACCAGGCGATGACACTGGTTCGAGGGAGGCAACGAACGCCGGTACCCGCTGGTGTTATCTCCGTGCCAGCCCATCCGTCGCTCATGGAACTCGAAAGCCTCAGACCGAATCCCACGTGGGACGGCGCCTCCTACGAGTACGTGGTCGAGACGATCGAAACCCATCGTGACGAGCTAACCTACCGCATCTGGGCCGGCGACTGGTGTCCGGACTGTCGGTCCGCCCTCCCGGACGTCGGCGCGGCGCTCGACGCAGCGGACGTCCCGGACGAGCGGATCGACGCGCGACCCGTCGATCGCGACAAAGACGGCGAGGGCGTCGACGAGTACGGTATCGAGTACATTCCGACGATCGTCGTCGAGACGGACGATGGCACCGAAGTCGCCCGGTTCGTCGAGGACGAAGCCCTCCCGCCCGCGACATACCTCGCGGACGCGATCGAGGAGTGGGCTGCCACCGCGTGATCGACCGCTAGAACGGTGCGTCGGCGGCTTCGTGCCACGAGAGCGCCGCTTCCATGTCGTGCTGGGGCGGCGAACACGAGCGGTTCCGACACACGTACACCGTCGGTTCGCCGTCACGACGCGTCCGGTCGGCCCAGATCGGCGGGACGGCGTCGACCTCGAGCGTCGCCAGCCACTCCTCGAGCGTCGCATCCGGGGGGCGCGGTGCGAGCAGTCGTCGTGGAATGTACGTCTCCGCGAGACTCGTTGCCCACTCCGGCGATCGGGAATCGGCGACCGTAGTGATCTCGAGCGGGCCACGGGCGAGGAGGTCGCGAGCGAGGGCCATGGAGACGAACGCAAGTGGTGACTCGTCGATCGCCTCGGCGTGAGTCGAGACGACCCGGCGAGCGAGTTCGCCGAA comes from the Halovivax cerinus genome and includes:
- a CDS encoding TlpA family protein disulfide reductase — protein: MELESLRPNPTWDGASYEYVVETIETHRDELTYRIWAGDWCPDCRSALPDVGAALDAADVPDERIDARPVDRDKDGEGVDEYGIEYIPTIVVETDDGTEVARFVEDEALPPATYLADAIEEWAATA